Proteins encoded in a region of the Populus alba chromosome 13, ASM523922v2, whole genome shotgun sequence genome:
- the LOC118060999 gene encoding transcription factor bHLH94: MALEAAVFQQDWFGHSSKELYNFPGGNWSYDFGLDQNEEDQDKSCSSYFLENQTETFLHGDWNPLPPPDSMVPPFSDLQLTCSNIPSLSEASINAANGLMSTAPTSDHHHHLGESSAMPAPRVKRRRSRSKKNKEEIENQRMTHIAVERNRRKQMNEYLSVLRSLMPESYVQRGDQASIIGGAINFVKELEQKLQVLGACKEMKEKPNGDDQQHVSSLPFSKFFIFPQYTTSSIHCESSAGKDEKPMKSQSAIADIEVTMVESHANLKIRSKRRPKQLLKVVSALHSMRLTVLHLNVSTVDQIVLYSLSVKVEDDCKLSSVDEIATAVYQMLGRIQEEPMMNC; the protein is encoded by the exons ATGGCATTAGAGGCTGCAGTCTTTCAACAAGACTGGTTTGGCCACAGCAGCAAAGAACTCTACAATTTTCCAGGTGGGAATTGGAGCTATGACTTTGGCCTCGACCAAAATGAAGAAGATCAAGACAAAAGCTGCTCTTCTTATTTTCTCGAGAACCAAACAGAAACATTTCTTCATGGGGATTGGAACCCTTTGCCGCCACCTGATTCCATGGTGCCTCCCTTCAGTGATTTGCAATTAACTTGTAGCAACATTCCATCCTTATCAGAAGCTAGCATTAATGCAGCAAATGGACTAATGAGTACTGCTCCAACTAGTGATCATCATCACCACTTGGGTGAATCATCAGCAATGCCTGCTCCTCGTGTTAAGAGAAGGAGGTCAAGGAGTAAGAAGAACAAAGAGGAGATTGAGAATCAGAGAATGACTCACATTGCTGTAGAGAGAAACCGAAGAAAGCAAATGAACGAGTATCTTTCAGTTCTGAGATCTTTAATGCCTGAGTCCTACGTTCAAAGG GGTGATCAAGCTTCAATTATTGGAGGCGCTATTAATTTTGTCAAGGAGCTCGAACAAAAGTTACAAGTTCTTGGTGCCTgtaaagaaatgaaagaaaaaccaaaTGGTGATGATCAGCAGCATGTTTCTTCGCTGCCTTTCTCTAAATTCTTTATATTTCCACAGTACACAACAAGCTCAATTCATTGCGAAAGCTCCGCCGGCAAGGATGAAAAACCGATGAAGTCTCAATCTGCTATAGCCGACATAGAAGTGACCATGGTGGAGAGTCATGCGAACCTCAAAATAAGATCGAAAAGGCGGCCGAAACAGCTCTTGAAGGTTGTTTCTGCGCTGCATAGTATGAGGCTCACTGTTCTTCATCTAAATGTCTCAACAGTTGATCAAATTGTGCTTTATTCTCTAAGTGTCAAG GTAGAAGATGATTGTAAGCTGAGTTCTGTGGATGAGATTGCTACAGCTGTGTATCAGATGCTAGGTAGGATTCAAGAAGAGCCTATGATGAATTGTTAG
- the LOC118060849 gene encoding tropinone reductase homolog At2g29150-like isoform X1, with the protein MSLEQSNSRDMRWGLQGMTALVTGGTKGLGYAIVEELAALGATVHTCSRNQDELNERVREWKEKGFKVTGSVCDVSSNADREKLMKEVSSLFDGKLNILVNNAGTNIYKATLDYTAEDFTSLMNTNLQSAFHLSQLAHPLLKASGAGKIVFMSSIISVVSMNTHYPLYSASKAAMNQLTRNLACEWAKDSIRVNAVAPWFIRTPLTAHSLDDENIVKEVFNRTPMRRVGEPGEVSSVVAFLCLPAPGFLTGQVICIDGGMSVNGFSMG; encoded by the exons ATGTCTCTAGAACAGAGCAATAGCAGGGATATGAGATGGGGTCTCCAAGGAATGACAGCCCTCGTCACCGGTGGAACCAAAGGGCTCGG TTATGCTATTGTGGAAGAGTTAGCAGCGCTAGGGGCAACTGTTCATACATGTTCGAGGAACCAAGACGAGCTCAATGAACGCGTTAGGGAATGGAAGGAGAAGGGTTTCAAAGTTACTGGTTCAGTCTGTGATGTATCCTCTAATGCTGACAGAGAGAAGCTGATGAAGGAGGTTTCATCTCTGTTTGACGGGAAGCTTAATATCCTT GTAAACAATGCTGggacaaacatatataaagcgACCTTAGATTACACAGCTGAGGATTTCACATCTCTCATGAACACAAACCTTCAATCTGCTTTCCATTTGTCCCAACTTGCACATCCCCTTTTGAAAGCTTCAGGGGCTGGAAAGATTGTCTTCATGTCTTCCATTATTAGTGTGGTCTCTATGAACACTCATTATCCTCTGTATTCAGCTTCTAAAG CTGCAATGAACCAACTTACAAGGAATTTGGCGTGCGAATGGGCCAAGGACAGTATAAGGGTTAACGCAGTTGCACCCTGGTTCATCCGAACTCCACTCACAGCACAT AGTCTGGATGATGAGAACATTGTGAAGGAGGTTTTCAATCGAACCCCCATGAGACGCGTTGGGGAACCAGGGGAGGTCTCTTCTGTTGTCGCGTTTCTATGCTTGCCTGCACCTGGTTTCTTAACAGGACAAGTCATATGCATTGATGGAGGGATGTCAGTGAATGGCTTTTCCATGGGTTGA
- the LOC118060849 gene encoding tropinone reductase homolog At2g29150-like isoform X2, producing the protein MSLEQSNSRDMRWGLQGMTALVTGGTKGLGYAIVEELAALGATVHTCSRNQDELNERVREWKEKGFKVTGSVCDVSSNADREKLMKEVSSLFDGKLNILVNNAGTNIYKATLDYTAEDFTSLMNTNLQSAFHLSQLAHPLLKASGAGKIVFMSSIISVVSMNTHYPLYSASKAAMNQLTRNLACEWAKDSIRVNAVAPWFIRTPLTAHLCNMDVYQS; encoded by the exons ATGTCTCTAGAACAGAGCAATAGCAGGGATATGAGATGGGGTCTCCAAGGAATGACAGCCCTCGTCACCGGTGGAACCAAAGGGCTCGG TTATGCTATTGTGGAAGAGTTAGCAGCGCTAGGGGCAACTGTTCATACATGTTCGAGGAACCAAGACGAGCTCAATGAACGCGTTAGGGAATGGAAGGAGAAGGGTTTCAAAGTTACTGGTTCAGTCTGTGATGTATCCTCTAATGCTGACAGAGAGAAGCTGATGAAGGAGGTTTCATCTCTGTTTGACGGGAAGCTTAATATCCTT GTAAACAATGCTGggacaaacatatataaagcgACCTTAGATTACACAGCTGAGGATTTCACATCTCTCATGAACACAAACCTTCAATCTGCTTTCCATTTGTCCCAACTTGCACATCCCCTTTTGAAAGCTTCAGGGGCTGGAAAGATTGTCTTCATGTCTTCCATTATTAGTGTGGTCTCTATGAACACTCATTATCCTCTGTATTCAGCTTCTAAAG CTGCAATGAACCAACTTACAAGGAATTTGGCGTGCGAATGGGCCAAGGACAGTATAAGGGTTAACGCAGTTGCACCCTGGTTCATCCGAACTCCACTCACAGCACAT CTCTGCAATATGGACGTATATCAGTCTTAG